The sequence below is a genomic window from Clostridium putrefaciens.
TAGATGAGTATCTAGGCATGGACACTATAGGGAATGTATCTATAAATCTTGTAGAAACTATTTTAACAAACGTGTCAGAAGTATCTTTTGGAAAAACAGCCGAAAATATAAAAACAATGTGTAATCAGGAAATTAGTGCTCAAGGAGTTTGGAACATAGTTCAAACGGTTGGAGAAAAGATAAATGAACTAGAAAAGCGTAAGATTGAACTAAATAAAAAAGGTGCGTTGAAAGGCAAAAAGGAAGTACCAGTTCTATTTCAGGAGCAAGACGGGGTATGGTTATCCATTCAGGGAAAAGATAGACCAAAGGGTAAGAATAGAAAAAAAGAACTTAAATTAGCAGTATCTTATACAGGTTGGAAGTTGCGTCCAGGCAGTAAAAAAGAATATGCTGTTATTGATAAAACTGTTTGTGCAAGTTTTAATAGTTCTAGCCACTTTAAAAAAGTTGCGGAAGCAACCATTGCTGAAAAATATAATGTTGATGAAATAGAAACTAGGATATTAAATGGAGATGGCGCAAAGTGGATAAAAGCAACCTGTGAAGATCAAGATATACACTTTGAGTTGGATCCATTTCATATTAGCCAAGCAATTATTCGAAAAGTAAGTGATCAAGTGATTCTTAGACTTAGGTGGAGTTTGCTTATAAGGAATACATATCTCCATCAAAGTCTTAGAAGAACTTATCCAGGGGCGTAGCAGCCGTCATCCCCATCTTGAAGAGGATAGGGGCGTTACGGATGGTAGCCATCGGATAAAAAAGAACAGAAAGTCTTATTGAAGTTATTTAGGCAAGGAAAAGTTGATGAAGGATTAGAATTAATTGTTGACATGATGATAGAAAATAATAAAGATGAAGTTGTTTTTAAAAAACTTACAGAACTATACGACTATTTTGTGCATAATAAAGAGGGGCTAGTTCCATATAAATTAAGAGACAATATAACTATGCCTACGGCACCCGAAGGCCT
It includes:
- a CDS encoding UPF0236 family transposase-like protein, giving the protein MFKNDYGDVEYSRRIYQFELEDGKTATKFLLDEYLGMDTIGNVSINLVETILTNVSEVSFGKTAENIKTMCNQEISAQGVWNIVQTVGEKINELEKRKIELNKKGALKGKKEVPVLFQEQDGVWLSIQGKDRPKGKNRKKELKLAVSYTGWKLRPGSKKEYAVIDKTVCASFNSSSHFKKVAEATIAEKYNVDEIETRILNGDGAKWIKATCEDQDIHFELDPFHISQAIIRKVSDQVILRLRWSLLIRNTYLHQSLRRTYPGA